ATATCGTTTCTGCAGACTTCGCATACGACCCGGCTTTGAACCAGATTGTGTACACGCTTGATTTGGTTGATCTCTCAGTAACCGCGCCGAACATGCGTTGGACGGTGACCTCTACATTTGGCGCCACCGATATTTTCGTAACCGCGTCCATTGACGAGGCGGCCACGACCTACGAATACGGAAAAATCACAACGCTGCCGACGGGAACACGCAATCAGGAAACCATCGGACCCGTTGATTCGGGGCAGATCGTTGGAAACAAGATCATCATCCGTCTCTCCGTCGATCGGATTAGCGAGGCCGTCGGATCGAACGTCTTGGGCACCACCACGACGAACACCCAGGCACAGGCGCAAGTTCTGATTGGCGCCTCAGTGACCGGCGGGCTGCTGTTGAGCTCGGACTTGGCGGCCGGCTCGAATTTCCGGGTGCAGTAACAAACAACGGCCGGGCCGAGACATGGAAAATCGGCCCGGTCATTTTTCCGCCCCCTCTCCGCAAGCGGAGAGGAGGGGAGAGAGCCAACCCCAAGGAAGCTTTTTGAAGACGACGACCGAAGCAGGAGGAATTAGACCGATGAAAGTCGTACGCACCAGCTTAGCCGCCTTAGCGCTGATAGTTTTTGCGAGCGCAAGTTTTGCGGCGCCAAAAATCGATTCGGAGTTGGCGTCACGGCTGAAGGTCGCACAACCAGGTATGCAGCTCGGCGTTATTCTGACTTTCCACGGTGACAAAGTAGCGGACTCGCAAATCGCGGCCGTTCGCGGACTCGGCATTACGGCCGGGATTCGCATGAGGAACTTTCCGATTGTCTTTGTTAACGCAACACCTATGCAGATTCGGCAAATGACAAGCTGGAGCCAGTTGCGCTCGATTTATCTCAATGCGCCGGTACAGCTTTATCTTAATCAGACGAAGCCCTTGATTGGGGTGGACCGTCTGCGCACCGACCCCGACTTAACCAAACGAAACAGCGGCATGCCCGTCTCAGGCCGTGGGATTACTATCGCGATCAACGATACGGGCGTTGACGGCACGCACCCGGATGTTGAGTACGACGCGCTCGACCCGATGCGAAAGACCATTCAAAACGTCCTCGTCAACATGAACGACAAGGACGGATTGCTGGTGCGGCCGAATACACTCGGCAACCCGCTCCTGGGAATCCTCCCGCCGGTTTATGTCGAGGATGTGATTAATACCGACTCGCACGGCGGCCACGGAACTCATGTCGCTAGTACCGCGGCCGGCTCCGGCATAGCGAGCGGCGGCCTTTATCAAGGTGTTGCTCCGGGCGCGAACATACTCGGACTCGGCTCAGGCGCAGGTCTGTTCATCATCGGGCAGATTGCCGCGTTCGACTACTGCTTCACAAATCAGTTTCGCTACAACATCCGCGTGGTCAACAACTCGTGGGGTAACTCAGCAGTAGCAGTTGATCCGGATCATCCGATTAATGTAGCCAGCCGTATCCTGCATGACCAGGCGCACATTGTCGTGATCTTCGCCAACGGCAACGACGGTCCGGATGCGAACTCGCAGAATCGTTGGGCGTCGATGCCCTGGGTCATCAACGTGGGCGCGGCGACGAAAGAGGGACGCCTCGCCGGTTTTTCTTCGCGTGGGCTCTTCGGCACTGATCTTCATCCGTCGATCGTAACGCCGGGAACAGGCGGTTCGACGGGTTCGGGTTTGAGCAGCGCGGTGATTGCCGCTCGTGCGCGGGTCAATCCCGCGGCCAATGGCCTGCACACTGATGCTGAAATTCCCGCGGCCTTCGTCGCTAATTACACACAGATCAGCGGCACTTCGATGGCGGCCCCGCATCTGGCCGGAGTCGTAGCCAACATCCTTTCCGCCAACCCATCGCTCACACCTGACGATGTGAAGGCTTTAATCGAGCGGACCGCGACGCCGCTCACTGTCTACGATCAGTTTGAAGCCGGCGCCGGTATGGCGAACGTTCACGCGGCTGTGGATGCTGCTTACAACCCGTCCAAGGCCTACGGTAACTTCGGATTTACCGGGAAAGGTTTGTCGGTTACGCGACTCGATGGTGAAAGAATTCAATCGACGGTGGTGTCAGGAGGAAGTAATACGCACAACATCATCGTTCCCCCTAACGCCCGCTACACTTTTGTGCAGCTCGACTGGGGCGGATCGATTGGCGAAGACGAGGTATTAGTTGATAACACCCAAGTTGTCGCCAACGATATGTCGCTGACAGTTCTGCGCGGCAGTCAACAACTTGCGGCTTCGGACGATATTAATGCCGGTGGACTGTTCGGCGCGCGCGAAGGCATCACGCTGGAATTTCCAGCGGCAGACTTACTCACGGCACGCGTTGAGGCCGGTTTATTCGGCGCCGGAATGGTGGCCGACCAACCCTACCGCCTTACCGTTACGCATTATCTTTACGATCCCACGGAGATTAACGACATCGGGATACTGGACGAAGCCTCTCGCTTGAAAGCTTATCGCCTCGTCTACGACCGCGTCATGTTCACAAGCGCGGGGAGCTTCAGGCCTGAAGCAGAATTGACGCGGATGGAATTGGGCCGCGCCCTGATGTTTGCCGCCCGTGTACCACAATTCATTCCAAACCAACCGAGCTTCTCTGATCTCACCCCAGCGTCGCCCGACGCCCTCGTCGCCGAATCGCTTAGGCGCGAGGGCGTAATGGGCGCAGGCACCGGATCGTTCGCGCCGTCCGCAACGGTTTCTCGGCTTGAACAGGCTGTGGCTTTAGTTCGCGCGTTGCGACTCGATACTCAAGCGAGAGCTCTGGCGAATAGCAATGTGACTAAGGGCGGGCAAGTTCTAACCGACAACGCCGAAATACCCGGTAGTCTTCGCGGCTATGTGCAGATTGCGATCGACAAAGGCTTGATGGAAGCGTTCCCGGCTGAAGTGCGACAGATTGCACCCGGACAATTCCAGGCCATACCCGGTCCGCGTTTTGAGCCAGGCCGCGTCGTCAAGAGAGCAGAGTTTCTTCACCCCGCATCGCGACTGATTAACCTGATGTTCGGCGAATAGGGGTTTCGCCTGTCGAGCAAACGCTCGCTACACGCGCGTGAGGTTCCAGCCTCACGCGCTTTTCTTGTCCGGCCGAATCTTACAAATTGCTTGCACCCGGATTGTGTGGCCTCCCTTTAGGTTGGTTTTCTGGACGGTTTCCCGACCTCAAGCCTGCTCAACCCCGACCCTTCATGAGCCTCAAGTTTTTCTCAAGGCTGTTTTCCTATCCTCTGCACAATTCAGTACGAACTGAAAACACTTCTGGAGGGCTTGTCGAATGTTGGAAAAGAATTCTCAGTTGCGCGCGATATTAACCGCGCTGGTTGTTGTAGCCGTGGCCGCCGTTGTCCTGAGCCGAGCGCTGACTGCTCCTGCAAGCGCGGGCGTTAACACGGTTTCGGTCATCGTCGAATTGCGGGACGAACCCGGTGCTGTTTACAAGGCCCGGACGGAGAAGTCCGGCGGCACGGTGTCGCAGGATCAGCTCAGGGCTTATCGCGATGGGTTGACCGCTAAGCAGAATGCTTTTCTGACGTCGTTGGCCGGCAAAGGCATCAGCGCGACGCTGGTCTCGCGCGACGTAAAGAATTACGACGGCAACATCGCGGCGACTATGCCGCTGCGCTACTCGCTGGTTTACAACGGCATGGCCTTGAAAGTTAGCCAGAATTCCATTGGCGCTCTTCGCAACATGCCCGAAGTTAAGAGCGTACACGCGGACGAAACACTCATCACGACGCTCAACAACAGCGTCTCGTATATCGGCGCTCCCAAAGTTTACGGGAATGCCGCTGAGCTAACTCAGTTCGACACGCTGAACGAGGGTTACGAAGGCCAGGGCATGTATGTGTCGATTATCGATACCGGCATCGATTGGACGCACCCGATGTTCGGCGGCGATCCCACGCCGCCGCGCTTGGCGGTAATGCCGGCGGGACCGACGCAGGCAAATACGAACAAGAAAGTCGTTTACTACCTGCCGCTCACAGATCTCGCCGTTGAAGATGGTTTCGGTCACGGCACGCACGTCGCCGCCACCGTCGCGGGCTATCTGTCGCAAACGCTGGATGGAGTTCGGCTGCACGGCGTCGCGCCGCAGGCGAAGCTCATGTCTTACAAAGTTTGCAGCGACATTAAATCAACGGTCAGCCAGGTTCAGCCCATCGGCGGTTGCGAATCTTCGGACACCATGATGGCGCTGGAAGATTCGGTCTCGCCGTTCACGCTAAACAATCCGCTGTTGCCAAAGCCGGTGGCTCACGTGATCAACATGAGCCTCGGGGGCGGTGGCGGTCCGGATAATCCGACGGCAGTTGCCGCCAGCAACGCGGCCCTGATGGGCACGGTCGTGGTTGCCTCGTCCGGAAACTCGGGCCCGGGAGAAGGCACAACGGGATCGCCCGCGGCGGGTACTCACGTGATCTCGGTCGGCGCGAACACCCATCCGGGCAGCGCCGGTTCAGTTTGGTCGGTAGACGTGCCGGGCAATGCGCGCATGAAGCTCCTCCCGATGCAGGGATCACCAGCCCCCGCGTCTCCAATTACGGCCAAGTACGTGTATGTCGACAGCGCTACCAGCCCGGGAATATTTCCCGCGAATGTGAGCGGGCGCATCGCCCTGGTCAAAGACTGGACCGGCGGGACCTTTTTCGACATGTCCACGCAGGCGACTGCAGCTGGTGCTGTGGCACTAATCTTCATTCGTGAAGATGGCGCAAACGCGGTCAAGACAACGATACCGGCGGCGGTGATCTCCACTGCGAATGGCCAGGCGATGATCAACGCGCTATCGGCCAGCGACAACGACAACCCCGCAAACGGCGCCATCTCGGATTACGACGTCACGCTGAACGGGTTTCTTGGTGGCAGCTTCATGGGAGATATGGCGAGCTTCAGCTCGCGCGGTCCGGTCCGCGGACTCGGTCAGATCAAGCCTGACATTTCAGCCCCCGGCGTGGCGGTGCTGGCAGCTTGTCCGCCGGCGTCTCTTCTGGGCGCCTTGGCCGCAGCCGCGAATCCAACTTCTCCGAACTACATCGCGATCGACGGCACATCAATGTCTTCACCGCATGCAGCCGGAGCGGTCACTCTGATCAAGCAAGCTCATTTGAACTGGTCGCCCGATGTCATTCGCACGGTGCTCATCAACACCGCGACGAACATGCGCGATCAATCTGGCGCCACCAAGCCCGACGGGCCGGATGCCGATTCGATCATCGCGCAGGGCGGCGGTCTGATTGACGTCCCACACGCCGTCAATGCCAGGGCAGCAATGGGCGTGACCGGTGACGGCATCAGCCAGCCGGGCATTCTCGGCAGCTATTCGTTCGGTGAAGTGCCGGTCGTCAACAATCGCATTACGCACACCGCTCCAATCACAGTCACGATCCGTGACTTGTCCGGCCAGGGTGGCACTTACAACCTGAACGTCGCGAACAATCGTGACCTTCAGTTAGCGGGCATCAGCGTAACGACCTCGCAGTCATCCGTGAGCGTACCGGCAAATGGCTCGGCGACGTTCACGGTCAACGCCGCGTTCGACGGCGATCAGATCCGCGACGTAATGGCCGCCAAGACTGTCGGGACGCAAGTAATCTTTGAAAAGATCCAGATGCAATGGTTCGTGACCGCGACCAGCGGCAACGAATCGCTGCGCATGCCTTTCTTCTTCCGTCCCGGCGCAAGTCTTCCGGCCCAGCCCAATGTGCAGACGCTGAATCAAACCGCCACCGTGCCGACCGGCGCTTACGGTGTGCCAGTGGCAGAGGGCGTTACGGAAGTTAGCGTGCCGTTTGAGGTCAGCGCCTCGACGTTCCAAATCGAAGCGGACTTGGAATGGTTCACCCGGCCAACCGGGAGCCAGGAAGACATCGATTACGAACTGCTGGATCCTGATGGAAACGTGATCGCCAGCTCTGGTGGTCCGGCCGGCGCGTCTGAATCGGTCAAAGTTCGAGTTAACCGTGGCGGTACCTATGTGCATCGCGTCCTGGGTTTCGTCAATGCGGCCACTGACGTCAACATCACAACCAGACTTACGAAGGGACCGGCAGCGCCCGCCGCGCAGACGATCCCTGGTGACTTCGTTGATTCACAGAGCCGCAACGTAGATTTCGACGGCTCGTTCACGTTGAGCTGGACGGGTGTTGGTGGCGAGCAGGGCTACGAGGTTCAACAGTCCAGCACGTCAAATCCTGACTGGCAAACTATCGCCACCGTCGATGCCGGCACGACGAGCCATAACCTCACGAACCTGACGAACGACACTTACTCGTTCCGGATTCGGGGAATTCATCCGGGCCAGATCGGCAAGTTCGTCACGAACGCCGGTAACGAGGTCAGTGTGCTGGTCGATCAACGATCGAAAGTCGACATCACCAATCTGGTGACGCAGGCGATATCGAATGTTTCACTCAGCGGCGGTGTCTTCCAACTCGATCTCGCGATGACCAGCAACTCGACTCAGACCTACATCCCGCATGTCGATTTGAACGTTGTCGGAGTTAACGCGGCGAGCGGGACCGTCAAGGTCATCAATGCCGACAACGGCAAAGACGGAAAGAGTGCGGCGAATGCGGCTCTGTTCAGCTACTCGCAAAAACTCGGCGCGGATCAGCTATTCAGTCCCGCTGAGGTTTCCGGCACGCGCAGCTTGCGGTTCCAGGACAGCACCTCCGAGATGTTCACTTTCGACGTCATCGTGACTGCCTATCTCGCAAGTGGCACCGGCGGCGCGGGGACTCAAGGTGCCGCAGCTCCGCCTCCTGCCGGCGGCGGTTCCGGCAGCGGCCTGACCGGTCAGTTACCGCTGACGAAAGTAACTGGGGTGATGCGCTTCACCGCTAATCCTCTTACTAAGAAAGTAACTGCATCGCTCATCAAGTTGAACTGACGAGCGCTTTCTCACGAGCCAGGCAAGGAGCAAAAGCCTTTGCCTGGCTCGGATGCTTTTCCCGAAGTGTAGGTCTTTCAAACGGTTTCTTTACTAACTACGGAGTGAGACTGCGATGAAAAAAGGTTTGATGATAATCGCCGTGTTTGCCTTGGCAGCACTTGTCCTGTGGGCGTCACCGTTTACCAGTAGCGCTCAGCAGTCCAATGACGATCCTGATGTGCCGCGACTGTGGAAGAACGTAATGAGCAAGGAAGAATATAAGCTCAGACGTGAAGAGCATGTCAGTTTGCTGCGCGGTATCGGCACCGGCCTTCCCTTCAATCCTTCCGTCAGGATGCGAGCCATCGACCAGCTGAACTTTCAGCAGCGGCGTTTATTTGGCGAGCCAGGGCAGCAGGGAACGGGTGGCGCCGGAACGCAGACGCAATCGGCGACCTCATCAGCATCAGCGATATCAGGGACCTGGACGCCCATTGGCCCGTTCCCGATTCCGAACGGGCAGACTGTAGGAATTTCGACGCCTGTCAGTGGACGGACTGTCGCGGTGGCGATTCATCCGACGAATCCCGATATCGTTTACGTCGGTACGGCGCAGGGTGGTTTGTACCGCAGCACAAATGGCGGAACGACGTGGATACCAATGATGGATGGCGCGCTGTCGCTGGCCATTGGCACTCTAACTTTAGCGCCTTCGAATCCTGAGATCCTGTTTGTCGGCACCGGCGAGCAAACTTTTTCAGCCAGCAGTTTCTTTGGCGTCGGTGTCTATCGCATCGAAAACGCGAGCAGCGCTAATCCAACGATTAGCGGTCCTATCAATCGTGACGCCGCTAACAACGATGTCTTCAGTGGCCGCGCGATTGGCGATATTCTCGTCCACCCAACCGATCCAAACATAATTTTCGTAAGCACCACTTCCGGTATCGGAGGCATCGGGCCGAGCCAGCTCGGTACCGTCCCGAACCGTGGT
The window above is part of the Pyrinomonadaceae bacterium genome. Proteins encoded here:
- a CDS encoding S8 family serine peptidase; the encoded protein is MKVVRTSLAALALIVFASASFAAPKIDSELASRLKVAQPGMQLGVILTFHGDKVADSQIAAVRGLGITAGIRMRNFPIVFVNATPMQIRQMTSWSQLRSIYLNAPVQLYLNQTKPLIGVDRLRTDPDLTKRNSGMPVSGRGITIAINDTGVDGTHPDVEYDALDPMRKTIQNVLVNMNDKDGLLVRPNTLGNPLLGILPPVYVEDVINTDSHGGHGTHVASTAAGSGIASGGLYQGVAPGANILGLGSGAGLFIIGQIAAFDYCFTNQFRYNIRVVNNSWGNSAVAVDPDHPINVASRILHDQAHIVVIFANGNDGPDANSQNRWASMPWVINVGAATKEGRLAGFSSRGLFGTDLHPSIVTPGTGGSTGSGLSSAVIAARARVNPAANGLHTDAEIPAAFVANYTQISGTSMAAPHLAGVVANILSANPSLTPDDVKALIERTATPLTVYDQFEAGAGMANVHAAVDAAYNPSKAYGNFGFTGKGLSVTRLDGERIQSTVVSGGSNTHNIIVPPNARYTFVQLDWGGSIGEDEVLVDNTQVVANDMSLTVLRGSQQLAASDDINAGGLFGAREGITLEFPAADLLTARVEAGLFGAGMVADQPYRLTVTHYLYDPTEINDIGILDEASRLKAYRLVYDRVMFTSAGSFRPEAELTRMELGRALMFAARVPQFIPNQPSFSDLTPASPDALVAESLRREGVMGAGTGSFAPSATVSRLEQAVALVRALRLDTQARALANSNVTKGGQVLTDNAEIPGSLRGYVQIAIDKGLMEAFPAEVRQIAPGQFQAIPGPRFEPGRVVKRAEFLHPASRLINLMFGE
- a CDS encoding S8 family serine peptidase, producing MLEKNSQLRAILTALVVVAVAAVVLSRALTAPASAGVNTVSVIVELRDEPGAVYKARTEKSGGTVSQDQLRAYRDGLTAKQNAFLTSLAGKGISATLVSRDVKNYDGNIAATMPLRYSLVYNGMALKVSQNSIGALRNMPEVKSVHADETLITTLNNSVSYIGAPKVYGNAAELTQFDTLNEGYEGQGMYVSIIDTGIDWTHPMFGGDPTPPRLAVMPAGPTQANTNKKVVYYLPLTDLAVEDGFGHGTHVAATVAGYLSQTLDGVRLHGVAPQAKLMSYKVCSDIKSTVSQVQPIGGCESSDTMMALEDSVSPFTLNNPLLPKPVAHVINMSLGGGGGPDNPTAVAASNAALMGTVVVASSGNSGPGEGTTGSPAAGTHVISVGANTHPGSAGSVWSVDVPGNARMKLLPMQGSPAPASPITAKYVYVDSATSPGIFPANVSGRIALVKDWTGGTFFDMSTQATAAGAVALIFIREDGANAVKTTIPAAVISTANGQAMINALSASDNDNPANGAISDYDVTLNGFLGGSFMGDMASFSSRGPVRGLGQIKPDISAPGVAVLAACPPASLLGALAAAANPTSPNYIAIDGTSMSSPHAAGAVTLIKQAHLNWSPDVIRTVLINTATNMRDQSGATKPDGPDADSIIAQGGGLIDVPHAVNARAAMGVTGDGISQPGILGSYSFGEVPVVNNRITHTAPITVTIRDLSGQGGTYNLNVANNRDLQLAGISVTTSQSSVSVPANGSATFTVNAAFDGDQIRDVMAAKTVGTQVIFEKIQMQWFVTATSGNESLRMPFFFRPGASLPAQPNVQTLNQTATVPTGAYGVPVAEGVTEVSVPFEVSASTFQIEADLEWFTRPTGSQEDIDYELLDPDGNVIASSGGPAGASESVKVRVNRGGTYVHRVLGFVNAATDVNITTRLTKGPAAPAAQTIPGDFVDSQSRNVDFDGSFTLSWTGVGGEQGYEVQQSSTSNPDWQTIATVDAGTTSHNLTNLTNDTYSFRIRGIHPGQIGKFVTNAGNEVSVLVDQRSKVDITNLVTQAISNVSLSGGVFQLDLAMTSNSTQTYIPHVDLNVVGVNAASGTVKVINADNGKDGKSAANAALFSYSQKLGADQLFSPAEVSGTRSLRFQDSTSEMFTFDVIVTAYLASGTGGAGTQGAAAPPPAGGGSGSGLTGQLPLTKVTGVMRFTANPLTKKVTASLIKLN